One stretch of Nicotiana tabacum cultivar K326 chromosome 18, ASM71507v2, whole genome shotgun sequence DNA includes these proteins:
- the LOC142172452 gene encoding uncharacterized protein LOC142172452, with amino-acid sequence MRKSGFGSLMEDDSSFCDKHDIMIPNMDARYFPGKSKRRALDVTYSHHLRVDIFYAVIDLHFQELNRRFDALSTDLLLGMASLNPVNSFGNFDKNRIMRLAEYYPNEFDSS; translated from the coding sequence ATGAGGAAGAGTGGATTTGGATCTTTAATGGAAGATGACTCTTCTTTTTGTGATAAACATGATATAATGATTCCAAATATGGACGCTCGCTACTTTCCTGGAAAGTCAAAGCGTAGGGCTCTTGATGTTACATATTCTCATCATTTGCGTGTCGATATTTTTTATGCTGTTATAGATTTGCATTTTCAAGAGCTTAATCGTCGCTTTGATGCTTTGAGTACTGACTTACTCCTCGGTATGGCTAGCTTAAATCCCGTTAATTCATTTGGTAATTTTGATAAGAACAGAATAATGAGGTTGGCCGAATATTATCCGAATGAGTTTGATAGCAGCTAG